One segment of Solanum stenotomum isolate F172 chromosome 1, ASM1918654v1, whole genome shotgun sequence DNA contains the following:
- the LOC125862860 gene encoding probable carboxylesterase 8, with translation MAEQNIIAESTMEDAYKFLKITRNPDGSLTRNPPVPNVPSTPEIDPNSSNQLISLSKDLPLNPAANTFIRLYRPVSPPPNAKLPLIIYFHGGGFLLLSVSSVIFHESCNAMSAQIPALIASVEYRLAPEHRLPAAYEDAVDAIKWAKDEAINGGDPWLKEFADFSKVFLMGSSSGGNIVYHAGLRALDINLDPIKIVGLIMNQPYFGGVKRSESELKFVNDKILPLHVNDLMWLLALPEGVDRDHEYSNPLINEAKVKEKIERLPRCLIRGYGGDPLIDGQKEFAKMIESHGVHVTPQFLETGYHAVEIFDKKCAQDLYDSIKEFVKSICDENVGKSAM, from the exons GAATCCACCATGGAAGATGCCTACAAGTTCCTCAAAATTACTCGAAATCCAGATGGATCTCTCACTAGAAACCCCCCAGTTCCTAATGTCCCTTCAACCCCAGAAATTGACCCCAATTCGTCAAATCAGCTAATTTCACTTTCAAAAGACTTACCTCTTAATCCGGCCGCCAACACCTTCATACGCCTTTATCGGCCTGTTTCTCCGCCGCCTAACGCCAAATTGCCGCTCATCATATACTTCCATGGTGGTGGATTTTTGCTATTGAGTGTGAGTTCTGTTATTTTTCATGAATCGTGTAATGCCATGTCAGCTCAGATCCCAGCGTTGATTGCTTCCGTTGAGTATCGCCTCGCCCCGGAGCATCGCCTTCCCGCCGCCTATGAGGACGCCGTCGATGCTATCAAATGGGCGAAAGATGAAGCTATTAACGGTGGTGATCCATGGTTGAAAGAGTTCGCTGATTTCTCTAAAGTTTTCTTAATGGGTAGTAGTTCCGGAGGAAATATCGTGTACCATGCAG GTCTACGTGCACTCGATATCAATCTCGACCCAATCAAGATCGTAGGGTTGATAATGAATCAGCCCTACTTTGGTGGGGTCAAGAGGTCGGAGTCGGAGCTCAAGTTTGTCAATGACAAGATTTTGCCTTTGCATGTGAATGATCTGATGTGGTTGCTTGCATTGCCTGAAGGTGTGGATCGCGATCACGAGTATTCTAATCCGTTGATTAATGAGGCGAAAGTAAAAGAGAAGATCGAACGGTTGCCAAGGTGTTTGATCAGAGGGTACGGAGGAGATCCACTTATTGATGGGCAAAAGGAATTTGCTAAAATGATAGAGTCACATGGGGTGCACGTGACTCCTCAGTTTCTTGAAACAGGATATCATGCTGTGGagatatttgataaaaaatgtgCACAAGATTTGTATGATTCTATTAAGGAATTTGTCAAATCTATTTGTGATGAAAATGTGGGCAAATCAGCCATGTGA
- the LOC125862763 gene encoding UTP:RNA uridylyltransferase 1, which yields MTGGGGDAASPPLSSQSTPSNGGEYLLQLLQNHPHQLHSQPQPLPSPLQPELQTLPHDPAVAAVGPSMPYPPLFHTPTNPSVLPYSHSPPLFVPHNFFIRGFLQNPNSSHTINPNFSSPPAPTGFSQFQHASPLGFGSVGENMGNLGIFGANAKVSNSNNEVDHNLIFGSLRRDIQGNVSMLNDRFSDDLACKVGNFEQKNQESRLANVRMLNGVEGKLENVIGSGRKQLGNLRGLEQQNRGGGGGGGVGESESGGLGRGRQFHSGTVRGAVPPPGFSSKPRSRDFEHNVDNEKNNFVELNHRGIGLNHKYERESKHLTRNGKNYAIGSDDQRVFRQLDSPVPPAGSKLHSVLASDVEDSTLELHGEDVESGEETVSGMRNVLGRSSAQGQSDLDELGEHVISSLGLEDEPDERSDKKKHHASRDKDYRSDKRGAYILGQRMRMLKRQIACRSDINRMNGAFLATFESLIPPEEERTKQKQLLALLDGIVSKEWPDARLYVYGSCANSFGFSKSDIDICLAIEDANIDKSEVLLKLADMLQSGNLQNVQALTRARVPIVKLMDPETGISCDICVNNVLAVVNTKLLRDYAQIDVRLRQLAFIVKHWAKSRGVNQTYQGTLSSYAYVLMCIHFLQQRRPAILPCLQGMEATYSVTVGNIECAYFDKVEKLYGFGSHNGESLARLVWAFFSYWAYYHDYANDVISVRSGSTVSKRAKDWTRRIGNDRHLICIEDPFEVSHDLGRVVDKFSIRVLREEFERAAEIIQYDPNPCVKLFEPYIPS from the exons ATGACCGGCGGTGGAGGCGACGCCGCATCGCCGCCGCTATCCTCACAGTCAACGCCATCCAACGGTGGGGAATACCTTCTTCAATTGCTTCAGAATCATCCACATCAACTTCACTCTCAGCCGCAACCGCTGCCTTCGCCGCTGCAGCCGGAGTTGCAGACTCTGCCGCATGATCCAGCAGTTGCAGCAGTAGGTCCTAGTATGCCCTACCCGCCATTGTTCCATACTCCTACAAACCCTTCTGTTTTGCCCTATTCTCACTCTCCTCCTCTGTTTGTACCTCATAATTTCTTCATTCGAGGGTTTCTCCAAAACCCTAATTCTAGCCATACCATTAACCCCAATTTCTCATCTCCGCCTGCCCCAACTGGGTTCAGTCAATTTCAGCATGCGAGTCCACTTGGATTTGGATCAGTCGGAGAAAACATGGGCAATTTGGGGATTTTCGGTGCCAATGCTAAGGTGAGTAATTCAAATAATGAGGTTGATCATAATCTGATTTTTGGATCTTTACGTAGAGATATTCAAGGTAATGTGAGTATGCTGAATGACCGCTTCAGTGATGATTTAGCTTGTAAAGTTGGTAACTTTGAACAGAAAAACCAAGAATCAAGATTAGCGAATGTTAGGATGTTGAATGGTGTGGAGGGTAAGCTTGAGAATGTCATTGGTTCAGGTCGGAAACAGTTGGGCAATTTAAGGGGTCTTGAGCAACAGAATagaggtggaggtggaggtggaggtgtaGGTGAGAGTGAGAGTGGTGGTTTGGGGCGGGGAAGACAGTTTCATAGTGGGACTGTAAGAGGGGCTGTGCCACCACCAGGTTTTTCAAGCAAGCCAAGGAGCAGGGATTTTGAGCATAATGTCGATaatgagaagaacaattttgttgaGTTGAACCATAGGGGTATTGGCTTGAATCATAAGTATGAAAGGGAAAGTAAACATCTTACCAGGAATGGTAAGAATTATGCTATCGGTTCAGATGATCAAAGGGTTTTTCGTCAGCTGGATTCACCTGTCCCACCAGCAGGAAGTAAACTTCACTCTGTTTTGGCTTCTGATGTTGAGGATTCCACGTTGGAATTACATGGTGAGGATGTTGAGAGTGGGGAAGAAACTGTCTCTGGGATGAGGAATGTTCTAGGTAGGAGTTCTGCTCAAGGCCAAAGCGATCTGGATGAATTGGGAGAACATGTTATCAGTTCTCTTGGACTTGAGGATGAACCAGATGAAAGAAGTGATAAAAAGAAACATCATGCCTCTCGTGATAAG GACTACCGATCAGACAAGAGAGGAGCATATATACTTGGCCAGAGGATGAGGATGTTGAAAAGACAGATTGCATGTCGGAGTGACATTAATAGGATGAATGGTGCTTTCCTAGCAACATTTGAGTCCTTAATTCCTCCGGAGGAAGAAAGGACAAAGCAGAAACAGTTATTAGCACTGCTGGATGGAATTGTTAGCAAGGAATGGCCTGATGCTCGGCTCTATGTTTATGGATCATGTGCCAATTCTTTTGGATTCTCGAAAAGCGATATTGATATTTGCCTTGCAATTGAGGATGCAAATATTGACAAATCAGAGGTATTGTTGAAGTTGGCTGACATGTTGCAGTCAGGCAATCTCCAGAATGTGCAg GCGCTTACACGTGCCAGGGTGCCGATAGTCAAGCTTATGGATCCAGAAACTGGGATATCTTGCGATATATGTGTGAATAATGTTTTGGCTGTTGTTAACACGAAGCTTCTTCGAGATTATGCACAAATAGATGTACGATTAAGACAGTTGGCATTTATTGTTAAACACTGGGCTAAGTCTAGAGGGGTGAACCAAACTTACCAGGGGACATTATCTAGCTATGC GTATGTGTTAATGTGCATTCACTTTCTACAGCAGCGAAGACCTGCCATCCTTCCATGTTTACAG GGTATGGAAGCAACCTACTCTGTTACTGTTGGCAACATTGAATGTGCTTACTTTGATAAAGTGGAAAAGCTTTATGGTTTTGGATCTCACAATGGTGAAAGTCTTGCTCGGTTGGTGTGGGCATTCTTCAGCTACTGGGCATATTATCATGATTATGCAAATGATGTTATTTCCGTTCGTTCAGGAAGTACAGTGAG CAAGCGAGCCAAAGACTGGACTAGGAGGATTGGGAATGACAGGCATCTGATATGCATAGAGGATCCATTTGAGGTTTCTCATGATCTTGGTCGGGTGGTAGACAAGTTCAGCATAAGAGTATTGAGGGAAGAATTCGAACGAGCTGCTGAAATAATACAGTATGACCCGAATCCGTGTGTGAAACTGTTTGAACCCTATATACCTAGCTGA
- the LOC125862867 gene encoding LOW QUALITY PROTEIN: glyoxylate/hydroxypyruvate reductase HPR3 (The sequence of the model RefSeq protein was modified relative to this genomic sequence to represent the inferred CDS: deleted 1 base in 1 codon) — MTEAKSELPEVIVVGRPTIFKFYDEELSKKFRMLKSWESSLSLENYICKHAQSVKAMICSPKYVGSQISSSVFRLLPSLRLIVTTSTGLDHIDLVECRRRGISIASASTLFSEDVADFAVGLLIDVVRRISAADRFVKNGLWPLQGQFPLGSKVGSRKVGIVGLGSIGLKVAQRLEAFRCTISYQSRNKKPVSYPFYPDVYELATNCDVLVICCALTEQTHHLINKEILLALGKRGVVINIARGAIINEMELVQCLEQGEIAGAGLDVFENEPNVPKELLSLDNVVLTRHIAFFTEDSMRAIYELVCGNLEALFFNKPLITPLLD, encoded by the exons ATGACAGAAGCTAAAAGTGAGTTGCCGGAGGTAATAGTGGTGGGGCGGCCAACGATTTTTAAATTCTACGATGAAGAGTTATCGAAAAAATTTAGAATGTTGAAATCATGGGAATCTTCACTTTCATTGGAGAATTATATTtgtaaacatgctcaatctgtAAAAGCAATGATTTGCTCTCCTAAATATGTCGGCAGCCAGATTTCTTCCTCCGTGTTCCGCCTCTTACCGTCACTCCGACTTATCGTCACCACCAGTACTGGGCTTGACCATATTGATCTGGTTGAGTGTCGCCGCCGCGGAATCTCCATTGCTAGCGCCTCAACTCTTTTCTCTGAAGATGTTGCTGATTTTGCTGTTGGATTGTTGATTGATGTT GTTAGAAGGATTTCTGCTGCAGATCGGTTTGTTAAGAATGGACTTTGGCCTCTTCAGGGCCAATTCCCACTCGGCTCAAAG GTGGGAAGCAGGAAAGTTGGAATTGTTGGGCTAGGAAGCATAGGTCTAAAAGTTGCACAAAGGCTTGAAGCATTTAGGTGCACTATATCATACCAATCAAGGAACAAAAAGCCTGTTTCTTACCCTTTCTATCCTGACGTTTATGAACTAGCAACCAACTGTGATGTCCTAGTCATTTGTTGTGCATTGACAGAGCAAACCCACCACTTGATCAATAAGGAGATTCTACTGGCACTGGGAAAGAGAGGAGTAGTGATTAATATTGCACGAGGAGCCATAATCAATGAGATGGAGTTGGTACAATGTTTAGAGCAAGGAGAGATTGCAGGTGCTGGGTTGGATGTTTTCGAAAATGAACCTAATGTTCCTAAAGAGCTCCTTTCATTGGATAACGTTGTGCTCACACGACATATTGCTTTTTTTACTGAGGATTCTATGAGAGCTATATATGAACTCGTGTGCGGAAATCTTGAAGCTTTGTTCTTTAACAAACCTTTGATCACTCCTCTTTTGGATTAG
- the LOC125862850 gene encoding gibberellin 20 oxidase 1-D-like → MISSSYPITTTTTMHDKTQVDEETSLVFDFLKNNANIPQQFIWPDDEKPCPQPPPLLHVPPIDLNGYLSGDPLAVSNATRLVNEACRKHGFFLVVNHGIDMKLINEAHKNMDFFFGKPLVEKEKAKRKVGDYCGYASSFTNRFSRNLPWKETLSFRYSAEFPYSHHIVQNYILNVMGQEYTHFGDVYQKYCEEMSKLSLSVAELLGESIGVGRSYFREFFEENDSIMRLNYYPICQKPDLTLGTGPHCDPTSLTILHQDDVGGLEVFVDEKWHSIPTNTNAFVVNIGDTFMVMSNGTYKSCLHRAIVNCRRTRKSLAFFLCPKQDKIVSPPKELITKNLPRKFPDFTWPLFLEFTQKHYRADRNTLDAFVHWLLHKTS, encoded by the exons ATGATTTCTTCATCATAtccaataacaacaacaacaacaatgcaTGATAAAACacaagttgatgaagaaacATCTCTTGTGTTTGATTTCCTTAAAAACAATGCAAACattcctcaacaattcatatgGCCAGATGATGAAAAGCCATGCCCTCAGCCACCACCACTATTACATGTTCCTCCAATAGACTTGAATGGCTATCTCTCCGGTGACCCCCTCGCGGTCTCCAATGCCACTCGCCTTGTCAATGAGGCATGTCGAAAGCATGGATTCTTCCTTGTCGTTAACCATGGCATCGATATGAAGCTCATCAATGAAGCTCACAAGAATATGGATTTCTTCTTTGGGAAGCCCCttgttgaaaaggaaaaagCAAAGAGAAAAGTTGGTGATTATTGTGGTTATGCTAGTAGCTTTACTAATAGGTTCTCTCGCAATCTTCCTTGGAAAGAAACACTTTCTTTTAGATATTCTGCTGAGTTCCCCTATTCACATCATATAGTCCAAAATTACATCTTGAATGTCATGGGACAAGAGTACACTCATTTTGG GGATGTGTACCAAAAATACTGTGAAGAAATGAGCAAGCTTTCCCTTAGTGTGGCGGAGCTACTAGGTGAGAGTATTGGAGTGGGAAGATCATATTTCAGAGAGTTTTTTGAAGAGAATGATTCAATAATGAGATTGAATTATTACCCAATTTGTCAAAAGCCTGATTTGACTCTAGGGACAGGACCTCATTGTGATCCTACTTCATTGACCATCCTTCATCAAGATGATGTTGGTGGTCTTGAAGTCTTTGTGGATGAAAAATGGCACTCTATTCCTACTAATACTAATGCTTTTGTGGTCAACATTGGTGATACATTCATG GTAATGTCAAATGGGACATACAAGAGTTGCTTGCACAGAGCAATTGTAAACTGTAGAAGAACAAGGAAGTCATTGGCATTTTTCCTATGTCCAAAACAGGACAAGATAGTAAGCCCACCAAAAGAGTTGATTACTAAGAATCTACCAAGGAAGTTCCCTGATTTCACATGGCCACTTTTTCTTGAATTCACTCAAAAACATTATAGAGCTGACAGAAATACTCTTGATGCCTTTGTGCATTGGCTTCTACACAAAACCTCCTAa